The Salegentibacter sp. Hel_I_6 region CTATCTTTACTCGTGGGGAAACTCAGGCTTTGGCAACGGTAACTTTGGGTACTTCCAGAGAAGCAAACACCATAGATATGCCAACTCACCAGGGGGAAGAAACTTTCTATTTACATTATAACTTTCCTCCATTTTGTACCGGAGAAGCTTACCCGATTAGAGGAACTTCAAGACGTGAAATTGGACACGGAAATCTTGCACAACGTGCATTAAAAGGAATGATTCCTGAAAATAATCCTTACACTGTAAGAATCGTTTCTGAAGTATTGGAATCTAACGGATCATCTTCTATGGCAACGGTTTGCGCCGGAACTATGGCAATGATGGATGCCGGGGTTAAAATGAAGAAACCAGTTTCTGGTATCGCAATGGGATTAATTTCTGATGGTGAGCGTCACGCTGTACTTTCAGACATTCTTGGAGATGAAGATCACCTTGGTGATATGGACTTTAAAGTAACCGGAACGGCTGACGGGATTACCGCTTGCCAAATGGATATTAAAGTAAAAGGACTTCCTTACGAGATTTTAGTAAAAGCACTAAAACAAGCTCGTGCAGGTAGACTTCATATTCTAGAAAAACTGACTGATACTATTGCTGAGCCAAACGAAAATGTAAAAGCTCACGCTCCAAAAATCATCACCAGAAGAATTCCTAACGAATTTATTGGTGCAATGATTGGACCTGGAGGAAAAGTGATTCAGGAACTTCAAAAAACTACAGGAACTGAGATCGTAATTAACGAAGATCCCGTAACCGAAGAAGGTATTATTGAAATCCTTGGAACTAGTCAGGAAGGAATTGATAAAGTTCTTGCTAAAATAGACTCGGTAACTTTTAAGCCAGAAAAAGGAAGTGTTTACGAAGTAAAGGTTATCAAAGTTCTTGACTTTGGTGCCGTAGTAGAATATCTTGATGCTCCCGGCAATGAGGTTTTACTTCACATATCTGAACTGGCGTGGGAACGCACAGATAACGTAACCGATATTGTAAACCTTGGTGATGTAATAGATGTAAAATACTTTGGTGTAGACCCTAAAACCCGTAAGGAGAAAGTTTCAAGAAAAGCTTTGCTTGAAAAACCTGAAGGTTACCAGGCAAGACCACCAAGAGACAACGATCGTAACGACAGAGGTCGTGACAACCGCGGTTCTCGAGACAATCGTGGCCGTGATGATCGAAGAGGTAGAGACAACAGAGATCGTAAAGACAACGATTAATTAGTCTTAAGCTTTATAAATCTAAATCCCCGAAAAATTAATTTTTCGGGGATTTTTTTATGCAGTTTGTTAGGAGTCTTTTTAATCGTCAAGCTGAACTTGTTTCAGCTTCTAGCATGATATTAAGTTAGATATCCGAATAAATTTCGGAGCAAGCTCTGAAACCATACCGAAGCTTCGCAAAAGGATGACGAAAAGATGATATTTTTATTTTTTTCTGCGTTAGGAATTATAGCGTAAAGCCCACAGCGAGTGGAACGAGCGAGGACTTGCAGCGTAAAACCCGACCCGCAGGGTAACGCCCAAATAAAATTAATTAAGATTTTTTGTAACATTTCGACTACTCCTTGCGTATAAACTAGTACAAGAGCTATTCATAATTAAAATCCAAGGAGACGATAGATGAGACAACTTAAGATTACGAAGCAGGTAACAAACCGTGAGACTGCTTCGTTAGACAAGTATTTGCAAGAAATTGGTAAAGTTGATCTAATTACTGCCGATGAAGAGGTAGAATTAGCACAACGAATTAAAGCGGGTGATGACCGCGCTTTAGAAAAATTAACTAAAGCGAATTTACGTTTTGTGGTGTCGGTAGCAAAACAATATCAAAATCAGGGGTTAACCCTACCCGACCTTATTAATGAAGGAAATTTAGGATTAATTAAAGCTGCGAAACGTTTTGATGAAACGCGTGGTTTTAAATTTATCTCCTATGCTGTATGGTGGATTCGCCAGTCTATTCTTCAGGCACTGGCTGAGCAGTCGCGTATTGTTCGTTTACCATTGAATAAAATTGGATCTATTAACAAGATCAACAAAACTTTTGCTTTCTTAGAACAATCTCATGAGCGCCCTCCAAGTGCTGAAGAAATTGCGAAAGAGCTGGACATGACGATTAATGATGTGAAGGAATCTATGAAGAATTCTGGCCGTCACGTCTCTATGGATGCTCCTTTGGTAGAAGGTGAAGATTCTAACCTTTACGATGTATTACGTTCCGGGGAATCTCCAAATCCTGATAAAGAACTTTTACACGAATCTCTAAGAACCGAGATTGAGCGTGCTTTAGAAACCTTAACTCCGCGTGAAGCAGATGTTATTCGTTTGTATTTTGGTCTTGGAGACCAGCACCCAATGACACTTGAAGAAATTGGTGAAACTTTTGATCTAACAAGAGAAAGAGTTAGACAGATTAAAGAAAAAGCGATTAGAAGATTGAAACATACTTCTAGAAGCAAAATCCTAAAAACGTATTTAGGATAAGATATTTAAGATGACAACAGTTAATGCCGGCGACGGCCGGCTAACATAACTGTTCGTTTTTTGATTGATGAATGACCCCGGCGTGATGAACCGGGGTTTTTTTGTTTAAGTTCTTTGATGCTATGCCTATTATTTTTAAACTTAACTTAAACAGTTATTAAAATTTATTATTTTTGCACGATCAACATCAAAATATAATATGCGATACGCCATAAGTTATGTTAGTACCGTAAACCCGGCACTTTCGGAAACTGAGATCCAGGAAGCTTTAGACTTTAGTAAAAAATGGAATAACGATAACCACGTGACCGGAGTACTTTTATATTCCCAGGGGAATTTTTTCCAGGTTTTAGAAGGCGAAGAAAAATTATTAAAAGATCTTTTTGAGAGAATTAAAGCCGATGAAAGGCATCATAATATTATTACTATCTTCCAGAAACAGATTCCTGATATCCAGTTTGATGGTTACGAAGCCGATTTTATTTCGCTTGACGATCGTTTTCAGCCAAAAAACATCAACACCTATACCAACCAGGTGAGTCTGCTTAATCCTGCTATTCAAAGCTCTGTAAAGTACATTTTAAATAAATTTACAGAAGGCATCAAATAAGTATAATCTTGTTATTTTTGCGTGCACACTTTCAATAGCACAACAACTATGACAACAAAACTTATTGCTCCATCTATTCTTGCTGCAGATTTTGGAAATCTTCAGCGTGATGTTGAAATGGTAAACCAAAGCGAAGCCGATTGGTTTCATATTGATATTATGGACGGTGTCTTTGTTCCAAATATCTCTTATGGAATGCCGGTACTTCAAGCTATTACCAAACACGCTGAAAAAACTATTGATGTTCACCTTATGATCGTAGATCCAGATAGGTACATTAAAGAGTTTGCCAGACTGGGAGCCGATAATCTTACCGTGCATTACGAAGCTTGCACACACTTGCATAGAACACTTCAGGCGATTAAAGCTGAAGGAATGAAAGCCGGTGTAGCAATAAATCCCCATACTAGTGTAGATTTATTGAAAGATGTCATCAATGATATCGACATAGTTTGTATAATGAGTGTAAATCCCGGTTTCGGCGGACAAAGCTTTATAGAAAACACCTATCATAAAGTCCAGCGCTTAAAAGAACTTATTGTTACCCATAATGCTACTACTTTAATTGAAATTGATGGAGGGGTAACTAACGAAAATGCTTCTCAGCTTATAAAAGCCGGTGCCGATGTTTTGGTGGCCGGGAGCTACGTTTTTAAAGCGAACGACCAACTTGAAACCATTAAAGACTTGAGACAACTTGCAAACTCCTAAAAATACTTACGATGTTATAATTATTGGTGGCGGCCCTATTGGAATTGCCTGCGCTCTAGAAGCCCAAAAGAAGGACCTTTCATATCTTATTTTAGAAAAAGGATGTTTGGTCAATTCTTTATACCACTACCCTACAAACATGACTTTCTTTTCTACTTCAGAAAAATTGGAGTTGAATAACATTCCCTTTATAAGTAATAACCCGAAGCCCAGAAAAGCCGAAGCTTTAGAATATTACCGCAGGATAGCTACTTCAAATAAAATTAATATTAATTTGTTTGAAAAGGTTACCGAGGTTCAAACTCATGAAGACTTACATATAGTTAAAACCATAAAAAACGAATACTCCACTAAAAATGTTGTGGTTGCTACCGGTTTCTATGATATCCCAAACTATTTAGAGATACCAGGTGAAGATTTACCCAAGGTGGCACATTACTACGGCGACCCTCATTACTATGCAACTCTAAAAACCATTGTAGTGGGCGCAAGTAATTCAGCTGTAGATGCTGCTTTAGAAATTTACCGAAAAGGTGGCGAGGTGACCATGATCGTTAGAAAAGAAGAAATTGGCCGCAGGGTTAAATACTGGGTTCGCCCAGATATTGATAACCGAATTAAGGAAGGCAGCATTAAAGCATATTTCAATGCTAATTTGAAGGAAATTAAAGAGAAGGAAGTTATTATTGAAACTCCTGAAGGGGATAAAATACTGGAAAATGACTTCGTACTAATGCTAACAGGCTATCGCCCAAATTTTGAGTTTCTAAAAAAAATGGGAATTGATCTCTCTGATGACGGACGGAAAATCCCGCAATATGATGAAAAAACCATGGAAACTAATATAAAGGGAATTTATCTTGCCGGAGTAATTTGCGGCGGGGTAGAGACCCATAAATGGTTTATAGAAAATTCAAGGGTTCATGCTGAAATGATTATGAAAAATTTAGATACCAAAAAAACTTAGTTTAAAGAGCTTCTAAAAATTCTTTGAGGAGTACTGCGTGGTTTTGAGTTTTATTTTTTGAACCATAAAGAAGAATTAGACTTTTTCGCTTATCTAATTCCTCAAGATCGTTAAGAATCTGATCCTGTTTATCATTCAATTCCTTTCTATATTCATCGCGAAATAGCTCCCAGGATATGTTGTCCTGATGAAATTTTTTTCGTAAATCTTCCCCTGGCGCCCATTGTTTATGCCAGTAATCTAAATGTGCCTCTTCTTTAGAAATTCCGCGTGGCCATAGCCTATCTACTAAAATCCTTATATTATCTGAAACTTCTTTATTCTCGTAAATTCTCGATATCTCTATGTTCATCTATTAAAAAATAAAAAAAGCGATTTTAATTAAAAAATCGCTTTGCAAGGTTTTAATAATAAGTATTATCTACTCATTAAAACAACATCAGAGGAATTAAAAATTTCATTCCTATTCAATAACTTTCCGTAAAATTCTAGGTCATTTTGCTGACTTTTGAATGATTTATCTAACCATTTTGAAGCCTTATCAACCGGTATTTTATAAACTTTAATTTCAGGATAGGTCTCTGGAGATTCAGACTCATCAATGCCTATCTCTATTTGTCTTTTCGCCTTGTTGTAATAAACATACTTCGCAAGGAAGTTGTGCTTTATAAGGCTAATAAATTCCTCAGGCAGCGCCTGGCAGGTTTCGCATTCTTCAACATATTGTTTTACTAATTGTCTGAGGGAAACCCTGATTTCGTTCGTACTTAAAGTATTTAGATAAGATGCCATAGGTGTTAGGTTTTATTATATTTCTAAGGCTAAATTATGTGTAAAGTTGTCGGGCGAAAATTTTTTATGCGGAGTTTAACTCGAGTTTGTTAATATATCTAAATTAATTCTTTTTAACTTAATAAAAAAACATACGAAAACCTTTTCGTATTAAAGGCTTACGAGTAAAAAGTAAAATTCCTATTAACTTTCTATTAATATTATTTTGTAAACTATAGATAGTTCAGGATTTTAAACCGATTTTCTGTAAGGATTCTACTCTGCATTCGCCTACTTTTAAACATCAAATACGAAGCAACATGGTTTCAAAATTAAGTAATATCCCCTATTCAATTCTTGAATTAGCGACAGTAGCTAAGAATTCTAGTGTTAAAGAAACTTTTGATCGCAGTTTAGATCTTGCACAAAAAGCAGAAGAAATGGGATATAGCCGTTTCTGGCTGGCTGAACATCATAATATGGTGAGTATAGCCAGTTCTGCCACGTCGGTTTTAATTGGGCATATTGCTGAAGGCACCAGAAAAATTAAAGTAGGATCTGGGGGCATTATGCTACCAAATCATTCTCCCTTAATCGTTGCTGAACAATTTGGAACTTTAGGAACACTTTACCCTAATAGAATAGATCTGGGGTTAGGAAGAGCACCGGGTACCGATCAGGTAACTGCGCAGGCAATTCGGTCAGACCGAATGAAATCGGTTTTCAAATTTCCGGAGGAAATAAAAGAAATTCAACAATATTTTTCATTAGAGAATACTCAGGAAAAAGTACGAGCTGCTGTAGCCGAAGGAGTGAATGTTCCTATTTATATACTTGGCTCCAGTACTGATAGTGCACATCTTGCAGCTGAGCAGGGCTTACCTTATGTTTTTGCAAGCCACTTTGCACCGGCTCAGTTACATCAGGCATTGAGTATTTATCATAACAATTTTAAACGTTCTAAATTTTTAGAAAAACCCTATACCATTGCAGGAGTAAATATAATCGCAGCCGATACCACAGCAAAGGCAGAAAAAATATCAACTTCGCTCATAAAAATGATGCTCGGCGTGATGAGCGGGAATATAGATTATATGCAACCGCCAGAAGAATTTACGAATGAACATAGAGAAATTCTTGCCCACCCTGGATTTCAGCGTATGCTAAAATATGCTTTTATCGGGTCTCCTGAGCTTGTAAAAGAGAAGACTGAAACATTTCTTAAAGAAACAGGTGTGAACGAAATTATGGCTGTTTCTCATATTTATGATCACCAGGACAGGTTGAGATCTTTCGAGATATTCTCAGAAATTATGAAAGGGAAATTATAAATTTCCCTATGAAAAAATTGTTTGTCAAATCAAATTAATCAACTGGTATACTATAAAAATTTGAAGTTTGTCTCTTCTGAATCTAAAATAAAAATAGGTTAAGCTTAGAACTTTCTGTTCTATTGTTTTTTATGTTTTATTTTCCTTCCCCAAGAGGAGTTAGTTAGTAGCCCATTTTCCTTGCTACAGCTAAGCTATTATAGTAAATCACTGAATTCTAGATCTTCACATTTTCAACTTTTGCAGTTAAATGATAGGAAAGTTATATAAGTAACCGATATTCGGCAAAACATCCACAAACCTGGTCAGGTAATAATTAAACATCTTAAAGAATATTAATTAAGCATCGTCAGTTTCAAAATACAAATGATAATGATTACTGCAGCCCGGGTTAAAACTAGCTTTACAATTTGGGCAGGTATTGTCAGATTCCATATAATCTTCGATACTAAGTTCGTGGCCACAAACGCCACATAAAATGGCTTTTTCGGCAAAATCAGTTTTAGGCCATACCTCGTGGTCGTGGTCAGCCGCTTCTTCGTGACATGAAAAGCACGGATAGTATCTATCGCAACACTTAAATTTAATAGCGATTACATCCAGGGCTGAATGCCAATGTATACAACGAGTTTGTTTGTCTATAGATTGGCCGTAAACAGTAGTCCCGTTAAGCTGAAAAATATTAGTGGATTCCGGCATCTTTTCCTGGGCGTAAGTTGCGTTGAAACAAAACAATACTATTACGAAGTTGATTAGGTGCTTTATTTTCATTATTTGATAATTATTTTCAAATATTAAGTAGTTGTCGTTCCTCATAAAGTTTCAAAAGTAAGTATTTTGTGGGTTCTGTTTCAAGATTGAAAAATTACTTTTTCAAGAAATACTCTTAAATCGATCAATTATAAATTGGAGTAACAAAAAGCGTGAACCGAAACTTTGAAATTAATAACAGGCCAAAGAATAAAAGGTGCAATCTCAAACAAGAAATCCGCAAAACACAATATAATCAGTGTTTGCGGATTTATCTAGTGACCCTCACAATACAATTTCCAAATCATTTTTTAGAAGATTTAAAAAAATTAGTAGATGAAAATAGTCTATAAAAAACTCTTTAATAACCAATTACCAGAATCAAGACAATGATTAACAAAATTCCTAATTAAACCTAAGGTTTTGGTTCGAACTTTTTCAAAGCTTATTCAGGACTATCTCAAGGCTAAATCCTATCAGTTTAAAATTTTTAAGAGATCGTTGGACTCTTCAATAATCCATTGATCTCTTTCAATTAATTTCTTTAGTATACCTTGTTGGTGTCGGGTCAATAAACCGTTTATATTTCTATCTTTAATCGTCCATTTACTGTTATGCTCTGTCTCCTCAATTCCTTTTGCTATACCGTTTGGAGTAAGCAGTTTAATTGAAGGGATTTTTTGTTTTACTAACGGGTAAATAATAAACAGCCCATCATAATCCCAGTCGCAGGAATAATATACAGATAACCCTCTTGTATCCACATAGTCTAATTTATTCACATTCTTCCCTCCTGCGTACCACAATTCAATATTATTAGATCTGAATATAGTTGGACGCTTCAAAAAATCAATATTTTCACAAAGAATAATGCATTTTGGAGTCTTACACTCAAGCACGTACTTATACTGCTGATCTTTATCATCAGCTAATTTTTCAATTTGTAAGAGTGTTTTTATAGCATCAATTAAAGCATTCTTTCCTAATAGATATTTCTCATTTTTAAAAAACATAAGAGATACGACCCGCACAGTTGCTTCATTTTTAATTATTTGTTGTCGGAGAGGCTCTAGATTTCCTGTGTCCATATCCCTTTTTAGGCCCATAAGTTTTTTAATATCACTCTCTTCAAAACGAAGTTGAGGTTTTAATAGGCCATGATCTGATAAAAAGGCTTCATAACCGTTATAATTATCTAGATAATCATTTTCATATATTTCAGAATATCCGTCTAAAGTAAAGATTGTTTTATGTGACTTATCAAGTACCCTAAGTGAGTTAATTAGGTAGTTGATTTCACCACTCTTTACTAAAGTATTATTCAGTTTTACTTTTTTATTTATATATAAACAATTTAATGCCCTTAACTCAATCCAATTCATTTTGTATTTCTATTTATATAGATGTTCAGGTCTTTATTGCTCTCCTTTGTTTTAAAATAAGAAGCAGAAGGGCAATAATTGATATTATCATCCTCTTTGCCTTTAATCAAATGATGGGCATACCATTCATCAGACAACCCGATATTGAAAGTATGAGGAGCCATTGTTATAATTTGGTACTGGAACTCTTCGGCAATGGCAGGAAATGTGTTAAAGTTAGTATTGTCGAGACTTCCCAATTCCTCCAAAATAATAAATCTTAATCCATTACGTTTTTCTTTTTGTACGGCAGAAAGCCTAGCGATACCTAACAATGCAATAGCAGAGTAAGTTTCTCCCGTACTACCGGGAACCTCTTTACCATATTGATCCGTGAGTTTAGCTGACAGTTCAAAATATGTTTTAGGATTTAACAATTTATCAATAGGAACCTTGTTTTTAATTTTCGCTTGTTTTCTAAAGAAATCTTCAATGAAATCTACTATAGATTCCCCAAACTGCAATTCCCCTTTTGTAGCTGTATTACGTACTTCATATGCAATCTGCTTGATATAATCAATCTTTATTTCTTTATTACCATCAAATTCAAGTTTAAAATAAAACTTCCCACTAATTTTTCGATCAACAAAGAATGCGTTGATTCTTTTTACTTGATTATTATATTTATCATATCGTTCAGTAGTTTTACTAAATATTTTAATCATATTGTCCCTAATTCCATCAGCTATAGTCGTACGTGTTTGATTCGCTTCCTGTAAAGCGGTACCAATATCATCCGTAGATTTAATTTTATTACCCAATAATGCTTCTTCTAAAACCCTGAATGAAAAACTCTGGTCTTTAATCGCCAATTGCACTGCTGAATTCTTTTCATTCGCAGTTTCTTCAAATGAATTGGAAATACCAATAAATGCAGTTTTATATTCTTCCCATAATTCATCGTAGTTACTTTCCAACTCTTCAAGATTCTCAGATATTAAAGTAAGATCTGCTATATTTTCCTGAAAATACTCATAGTACGAATCATTGAGCTTATTAAATTCTTTTTGCTTCTTATACCGATCATTAATGATTATTTCCAAATCCTGTCCATCACGTATTATTTTGTTTTCAAGAGAGTCATACCTGGTTTGTTTAGTTCCTTTTTGTTCATAAAACATATCTTTCTTATTACTCCATTCTTTACGAACCTTCAGCAACTCTTTTCTTATAACTTCTGGATCATCATATTCAACATTAAACTGATTTCTAATTTTTAATAGTTCTTCCTCATCTCTATCTTTTTGTGCTTTTAATTGATTAATCTTCTCTTCAACCTGTAAGATAGTAGCTACGGCATTTTTTAGTTTTTCGATATTGCTGTTCTCAACAATAGATATATCAAAGGAATAGTTAAAAAGGTTAGTATCATAAGGCTTTGCATCTGTGATATTCTTCAATGCTTCAATCTTCCTATTTAAAGAACTGATTTCTTTGTTCTTTTTTTCAACTAACTTTTTTAAAGATTGTTTCAAATCTGCTCTATCCTCCAATAATTTTGCATCAGGGTTAAATTTGATAAACTGGTTTAGCGCGCCCAATTTTAGCCAAATCCCTCCTTTAGATTTAGTCATTTTAAAATCATTGATCAGCTCATCAGGATTGATATATTGAGAGGAATCCCTAGGATTTAATGTTTCAATGATAGGTTTGGTAGCGTAAAACAAAATAGCTTGTAATTGTTCATCTTCTAACGCTGGCAAATTTTTAATATACCAATGTAAAAGACCATTTCCATTATTGTCCTGTATTAATGATAACATCTTTTCTTTAGTTGCCTTTTTCTTTTTTAAGGATAATTTTAATTCATCCAAAATATCCGATTGCTCTTTTCTGATTTGGACAATATTTTCTAATGTTTTATACTTTTCCAAATAAGGTTTTGCAAAGGCGATGGCTCCTTTTATGTCCTGATTATTTCTATTTGAAATATCAACTTTTTGTACCTTATCTATCCAACTCTCATCTACTTCAGGAATTATGAATTTTTTAAGCTCATTAATATCATCACTCAACTTTTCTATGTTTTTGACTATGTCTTCATAACGGTTGAACATATTAAAGTTTGCATCTGCTTTATCATAGCTTTGATTTATCGCTTTTTCTTCCTTTGGCAGATTCTCGATAGCTATTTTAAGTTTATCAAGTTCGCCCTTTTGGGTTACTATCTGTTTCTTTCCTTCCGTTTCCTTTTTCTGTAGTTTTTTTAGTGCTATATGCATTTTTTGCAATTCAGCT contains the following coding sequences:
- the rpe gene encoding ribulose-phosphate 3-epimerase, coding for MTTKLIAPSILAADFGNLQRDVEMVNQSEADWFHIDIMDGVFVPNISYGMPVLQAITKHAEKTIDVHLMIVDPDRYIKEFARLGADNLTVHYEACTHLHRTLQAIKAEGMKAGVAINPHTSVDLLKDVINDIDIVCIMSVNPGFGGQSFIENTYHKVQRLKELIVTHNATTLIEIDGGVTNENASQLIKAGADVLVAGSYVFKANDQLETIKDLRQLANS
- a CDS encoding LLM class flavin-dependent oxidoreductase, whose translation is MVSKLSNIPYSILELATVAKNSSVKETFDRSLDLAQKAEEMGYSRFWLAEHHNMVSIASSATSVLIGHIAEGTRKIKVGSGGIMLPNHSPLIVAEQFGTLGTLYPNRIDLGLGRAPGTDQVTAQAIRSDRMKSVFKFPEEIKEIQQYFSLENTQEKVRAAVAEGVNVPIYILGSSTDSAHLAAEQGLPYVFASHFAPAQLHQALSIYHNNFKRSKFLEKPYTIAGVNIIAADTTAKAEKISTSLIKMMLGVMSGNIDYMQPPEEFTNEHREILAHPGFQRMLKYAFIGSPELVKEKTETFLKETGVNEIMAVSHIYDHQDRLRSFEIFSEIMKGKL
- a CDS encoding RNA polymerase sigma factor RpoD/SigA; translation: MRQLKITKQVTNRETASLDKYLQEIGKVDLITADEEVELAQRIKAGDDRALEKLTKANLRFVVSVAKQYQNQGLTLPDLINEGNLGLIKAAKRFDETRGFKFISYAVWWIRQSILQALAEQSRIVRLPLNKIGSINKINKTFAFLEQSHERPPSAEEIAKELDMTINDVKESMKNSGRHVSMDAPLVEGEDSNLYDVLRSGESPNPDKELLHESLRTEIERALETLTPREADVIRLYFGLGDQHPMTLEEIGETFDLTRERVRQIKEKAIRRLKHTSRSKILKTYLG
- a CDS encoding BLUF domain-containing protein — its product is MRYAISYVSTVNPALSETEIQEALDFSKKWNNDNHVTGVLLYSQGNFFQVLEGEEKLLKDLFERIKADERHHNIITIFQKQIPDIQFDGYEADFISLDDRFQPKNINTYTNQVSLLNPAIQSSVKYILNKFTEGIK
- a CDS encoding YpdA family putative bacillithiol disulfide reductase — encoded protein: MQTPKNTYDVIIIGGGPIGIACALEAQKKDLSYLILEKGCLVNSLYHYPTNMTFFSTSEKLELNNIPFISNNPKPRKAEALEYYRRIATSNKININLFEKVTEVQTHEDLHIVKTIKNEYSTKNVVVATGFYDIPNYLEIPGEDLPKVAHYYGDPHYYATLKTIVVGASNSAVDAALEIYRKGGEVTMIVRKEEIGRRVKYWVRPDIDNRIKEGSIKAYFNANLKEIKEKEVIIETPEGDKILENDFVLMLTGYRPNFEFLKKMGIDLSDDGRKIPQYDEKTMETNIKGIYLAGVICGGVETHKWFIENSRVHAEMIMKNLDTKKT
- a CDS encoding CHY zinc finger protein, with the translated sequence MKIKHLINFVIVLFCFNATYAQEKMPESTNIFQLNGTTVYGQSIDKQTRCIHWHSALDVIAIKFKCCDRYYPCFSCHEEAADHDHEVWPKTDFAEKAILCGVCGHELSIEDYMESDNTCPNCKASFNPGCSNHYHLYFETDDA
- a CDS encoding polyribonucleotide nucleotidyltransferase, translated to MIPQTFKEVIDLGDGREISIETGKLAKQAHGSVVVQMGNAMLLCTVVSSYKESTMDFFPLTVDYREKFAAAGRYPGGFFKREARPSDGEVLTMRIVDRVLRPLFPSDYRTETQVMIQLMSHDEEVMPDALAGLAASAAIQLSDIPFETAISEARVARIDGEFVINPSRSQLQESDIDMIIGASSDSVMMVEGEMKEISEEEMAEAIQFAHEHIKKQIDAQLRLAEAFGKKPVREYATAEEKEDIEKKVRDAAYDKIYEIAKGGHGKKERSEAFSAVKDEVLALFSEEELEENEKLIKKYYSKTEKEAVRELTLAEGIRLDGRKTDEIRPIWCETDYLPSVHGSAIFTRGETQALATVTLGTSREANTIDMPTHQGEETFYLHYNFPPFCTGEAYPIRGTSRREIGHGNLAQRALKGMIPENNPYTVRIVSEVLESNGSSSMATVCAGTMAMMDAGVKMKKPVSGIAMGLISDGERHAVLSDILGDEDHLGDMDFKVTGTADGITACQMDIKVKGLPYEILVKALKQARAGRLHILEKLTDTIAEPNENVKAHAPKIITRRIPNEFIGAMIGPGGKVIQELQKTTGTEIVINEDPVTEEGIIEILGTSQEGIDKVLAKIDSVTFKPEKGSVYEVKVIKVLDFGAVVEYLDAPGNEVLLHISELAWERTDNVTDIVNLGDVIDVKYFGVDPKTRKEKVSRKALLEKPEGYQARPPRDNDRNDRGRDNRGSRDNRGRDDRRGRDNRDRKDND
- a CDS encoding DUF488 domain-containing protein encodes the protein MNIEISRIYENKEVSDNIRILVDRLWPRGISKEEAHLDYWHKQWAPGEDLRKKFHQDNISWELFRDEYRKELNDKQDQILNDLEELDKRKSLILLYGSKNKTQNHAVLLKEFLEAL